Proteins found in one Mixophyes fleayi isolate aMixFle1 chromosome 8, aMixFle1.hap1, whole genome shotgun sequence genomic segment:
- the LOC142099878 gene encoding aminoacylase-1-like isoform X1: MAEQMESPADNPSTARFQEYLRIRSVQPDPDYDGIVRFLFKMAKEIGLESKKLEFSPGKTIVILTWKGSQPHLKSVILNSHTDVVPVFEEFWTYPPFSAHKDKDGNIYGRGTQDMKSVTIQYLEAVRQLKSEGRHFPRTIHLTMVPDEEIGGHTGMELFVDHLEFRALNPGITLDEGLANPTDAFSVFYGEKCVWWVTVHCRGNPGHGSRFIENTAASKLNSVISSLLEFREKEKKRLESNQSLTLGDVTTVNLTKVNGGVSCNVIPTEMSASFDLRIPPTVNLKEFESQLESWCRAAGDQVTWEYHLKCMNQRVTTPEDSNPWWKAFSDPCKEIGLKLKPEIFPASTDSYYIRAAGYDALGFSPMNNTPILLHDHNEYLNENVFLRGIQIYTRIIGSLASVPPVEGEC, from the exons ATGGCAGAGCAG ATGGAATCACCGGCTGACAATCCGTCAACCGCACGTTTCCAGGAATATCTGAGGATACGGAGTGTGCAGCCAGACCCTGACTACG ATGGAATCGTCCGGTTCCTGTTTAAGATGGCGAAAGAGATTGGGCTGGAGAGTAAGAAGCTGGAG TTCTCTCCAGGTAAGACTATAGTCATCCTCACCTGGAAGGGGTCTCAGCCCCACCTGAAGTCTGTGATTCTAAACTCCCATACGGACGTGGTTCCGGTGTTTGAG GAGTTCTGGACGTACCCACCATTCTCTGCCCATAAAGACAAAGATGGGAATATTTATGGAAGAGGAACGCAGGACATGAAATCAGTTACTATCCA GTATCTGGAAGCTGTTCGTCAGCTGAAGTCTGAGGGCCGTCACTTCCCGCGCACCATTCACCTCACAATGGTCCCAG ATGAAGAAATCGGGGGTCACACTGGGATGGAACTTTTTGTAGATCACCTTGAATTCCGTGCACTTAATCCTGGGATTACTCTTGATGAAG GTCTTGCAAACCCCACAGACGCGTTCAGTGTGTTTTATGGAGAAAAGTGTGTCTGGT GGGTAACCGTACATTGCAGGGGGAATCCTGGTCACGGCTCCCGCTTCATAGAGAATACAGCTGCCTCCAAATTA aatTCAGTTATATCAAGTTTACTGGAGTTTCGAGAAAAAGAGAAGAAGCG ACTGGAATCCAATCAATCCCTTACACTCGGTGATGTGACCACAGTAAACCTAACAAAGGTAAATGGAGGGGTTTCCTGCAACGTCATTCCTACCGAGATGTCCGCATCCTTTGACCTCCGTATCCCACCCACTGTGAACTTAAAG GAGTTTGAGTCTCAGCTAGAGAGTTGGTGCCGGGCGGCTGGAGACCAGGTCACCTGGGAGTATCATCTG AAATGTATGAACCAGAGGGTGACCACACCAGAAGACAGTAATCCCTGGTGGAAAGCATTCAGCGACCCCTGTAAAGAAAT AGGTTTGAAGCTAAAACCAGAGATCTTCCCAGCTTCCACCGACAGTTATTACATTAGGGCG GCTGGATATGATGCGCTGGGGTTCTCTCCCATGAACAATACCCCAATCTTACTCCATGATCACAACGAGTACTTGAATGAGAACGTCTTCCTGCGTGGTATTCAGATTTACACTCGTATCATCGGATCACTCGCCAGTGTCCCTCCAGTAGAGGGAGAATGCTGA
- the LOC142099878 gene encoding aminoacylase-1-like isoform X2 — protein sequence MESPADNPSTARFQEYLRIRSVQPDPDYDGIVRFLFKMAKEIGLESKKLEFSPGKTIVILTWKGSQPHLKSVILNSHTDVVPVFEEFWTYPPFSAHKDKDGNIYGRGTQDMKSVTIQYLEAVRQLKSEGRHFPRTIHLTMVPDEEIGGHTGMELFVDHLEFRALNPGITLDEGLANPTDAFSVFYGEKCVWWVTVHCRGNPGHGSRFIENTAASKLNSVISSLLEFREKEKKRLESNQSLTLGDVTTVNLTKVNGGVSCNVIPTEMSASFDLRIPPTVNLKEFESQLESWCRAAGDQVTWEYHLKCMNQRVTTPEDSNPWWKAFSDPCKEIGLKLKPEIFPASTDSYYIRAAGYDALGFSPMNNTPILLHDHNEYLNENVFLRGIQIYTRIIGSLASVPPVEGEC from the exons ATGGAATCACCGGCTGACAATCCGTCAACCGCACGTTTCCAGGAATATCTGAGGATACGGAGTGTGCAGCCAGACCCTGACTACG ATGGAATCGTCCGGTTCCTGTTTAAGATGGCGAAAGAGATTGGGCTGGAGAGTAAGAAGCTGGAG TTCTCTCCAGGTAAGACTATAGTCATCCTCACCTGGAAGGGGTCTCAGCCCCACCTGAAGTCTGTGATTCTAAACTCCCATACGGACGTGGTTCCGGTGTTTGAG GAGTTCTGGACGTACCCACCATTCTCTGCCCATAAAGACAAAGATGGGAATATTTATGGAAGAGGAACGCAGGACATGAAATCAGTTACTATCCA GTATCTGGAAGCTGTTCGTCAGCTGAAGTCTGAGGGCCGTCACTTCCCGCGCACCATTCACCTCACAATGGTCCCAG ATGAAGAAATCGGGGGTCACACTGGGATGGAACTTTTTGTAGATCACCTTGAATTCCGTGCACTTAATCCTGGGATTACTCTTGATGAAG GTCTTGCAAACCCCACAGACGCGTTCAGTGTGTTTTATGGAGAAAAGTGTGTCTGGT GGGTAACCGTACATTGCAGGGGGAATCCTGGTCACGGCTCCCGCTTCATAGAGAATACAGCTGCCTCCAAATTA aatTCAGTTATATCAAGTTTACTGGAGTTTCGAGAAAAAGAGAAGAAGCG ACTGGAATCCAATCAATCCCTTACACTCGGTGATGTGACCACAGTAAACCTAACAAAGGTAAATGGAGGGGTTTCCTGCAACGTCATTCCTACCGAGATGTCCGCATCCTTTGACCTCCGTATCCCACCCACTGTGAACTTAAAG GAGTTTGAGTCTCAGCTAGAGAGTTGGTGCCGGGCGGCTGGAGACCAGGTCACCTGGGAGTATCATCTG AAATGTATGAACCAGAGGGTGACCACACCAGAAGACAGTAATCCCTGGTGGAAAGCATTCAGCGACCCCTGTAAAGAAAT AGGTTTGAAGCTAAAACCAGAGATCTTCCCAGCTTCCACCGACAGTTATTACATTAGGGCG GCTGGATATGATGCGCTGGGGTTCTCTCCCATGAACAATACCCCAATCTTACTCCATGATCACAACGAGTACTTGAATGAGAACGTCTTCCTGCGTGGTATTCAGATTTACACTCGTATCATCGGATCACTCGCCAGTGTCCCTCCAGTAGAGGGAGAATGCTGA